Proteins encoded within one genomic window of Ranitomeya variabilis isolate aRanVar5 chromosome 4, aRanVar5.hap1, whole genome shotgun sequence:
- the LCOR gene encoding ligand-dependent corepressor isoform X4 — translation MQRMIRQFAAEYTSKNSSTQDSSPPNSTKNQSLPKSPSGQSSPPPATTQNPVLSKLLMADQDSPLDLTVKKPHLEEPCEQADGVLDLSTKKSPCSGSPNSTISPSTSNNIGNGRPGRPSLHRPDGLLRSGDGVPPRSLLDATRETYGHSTPLKVPLARSLQISEELHSRKFSAAASHGSSGLQNQGQHLILSREASWAKPHYELNFGRVKYRGNGALSNISDLPILTENANAFHKNVPNKHEIKKELGLSSPVDLKIPQVRGMDLSWESRSGDLYNYNSLVMGSQTESALSKKLRTILPKQNRRNLLDTTTDSWSSDVEQSTSGQPYSTSDQEGDPGSKQPRKKRGRYRQYNSEILEEAIAVVMNGKMSVSKAQSIYGIPHSTLEYKVKERLGTLKNPPKKKLKLMRLEEQDVVVKSELEPQEEVEASPSANESKDE, via the exons ATGCAGCGAATGATTCGACAGTTTGCTGCTGAATATACCTCAAAGAATAGCTCTACTCAGGATTCCAGCCCGCCCAACAGCACAAAGAACCAAAGCTTGCCGAAGTCCCCCTCCGGACAAAGTTCACCTCCCCCAGCCACTACCCAGAATCCAGTGCTTAGCAAGCTTCTGATGGCTGACCAAGATTCTCCCTTAGACCTCACAGTCAAGAAGCCCCATTTGGAAGAACCCTGTGAGCAAG CAGATGGAGTGCTTGACTTGTCCACTAAAAAGAGTCCTTGTTCTGGTAGCCCAAACTCCACTATTTCTCCAAGTACCTCAAACAATATAGGGAATGG GCGACCTGGGAGACCCAGCCTGCACCGTCCAGATGGACTTCTGCGCAGTGGTGATGGGGTGCCTCCAAGAAGTTTGCTGGATGCAACCAGGGAAACTTATGGCCACTCCACACCTCTAAAAGTGCCATTGGCTCGCTCCTTGCAGATTAGTGAGGAATTGCATAGCAGAAAATTTTCAGCAGCTGCCAGCCATGGTTCGTCTGGACTGCAGAATCAAGGACAACATTTGATTTTATCCAGGGAAGCTTCTTGGGCAAAACCGCACTACGAATTAAATTTTGGCCGTGTGAAGTATAGGGGTAATGGCGCACTCAGCAACATCAGTGACCTGCCTATTCTCACAGAAAATGCAAAtgcttttcacaaaaatgttcccaACAAGCATGAAATTAAAAAGGAATTGGGCCTTTCTTCACCAGTTGATTTAAAAATTCCACAGGTCCGAGGCATGGATTTGTCTTGGGAGTCCCGCAGTGGGGATCTTTACAATTACAACTCTTTGGTTATGGGTTCACAAACTGAGAGTGCACTTAGCAAAAAATTAAGGACTATCCTTCCAAAGCAAAATCGAAGGAATTTATTGGATACTACCACTGATTCCTGGAGCTCCGATGTTGAGCAGTCTACCTCTGGACAGCCATATTCCACCTCAGATCAGGAAGGAGACCCTGGCTCTAAACAACCAAGAAAAAAACGAGGGAGATACAGACAGTATAACAGTGAGATACTGGAGGAAGCTATTGCCGTGGTCATGAACGGCAAAATGAGTGTCTCCAAAGCTCAAAGCATTTATGGGATTCCTCATAGCACACTGGAGTACAAAGTTAAAGAGCGGTTAGGCACATTAAAAAACCCTCCAAAGAAAAAGCTGAAACTAATGAGGTTGGAAGAACAAGATGTTGTAGTAAAAAGTGAACTGGAACCTCAGGAAGAGGTGGAGGCATCGCCAAGTGCAAATGAATCTAAAGATGAATAG